The Tolypothrix sp. PCC 7712 region TCATAAAACTGCTATAAGAAGGATGTAATAAATATATTCACAGCAGCAATATATAGAAGTTAATTAATCATCCAACCTCGAAAATTCAATAATATGAGTGTTAGTGAACGTGTCTTAGAAATTCAAGAGTTTTTGCGAAAAACACAGATTTTTCAGAATGTTTTGGATGAGCAACTGCAAGCTTTAGCGAATATTGCGATCGTACAAACTTATAAAAGAGGAAAGACCATTTTTTTAGAAGGAGATGAATGTACAGGATTCTTTATCGTTAAATCTGGCAGAATTAAAGTCTTTAAAGTCGCAAAAGATGGCAAAGAGCAAATTCTGCATATATTTACAGCCGAAGAACATTTTGCCGAAGTACCTACCTTTGATGGCGGAAATTATCCAGCCTCAGCAGCAGCAATTGAGAATTCTGAGGTGGTATTTGTGCCACGAAAAGCATTCTTGATGGTAATCCAACAACATCCAGATTTAGCGATCGCAATTTTGGCAACCTTTGCACGCCACTTGCGAAAGTTAACCTATTTGGTTGATACCCTGTCGTTTCAGGAAGTCCCGGAACGCTTGGGAAACTATTTATTAAAATTAAGCGATCGCATCGGTAATGATGTCGTCGAACTCGATTTATCCAAACGACAACTCGCCGCACTTTTAGGAACGATTCCCGAAACCCTCTCCCGCGCCTTCTATAAACTCACTCAAGAAGGAATCATTGAGATGAACGGTTCCAGCATTCGATTGTGCGATCGCGATCGGCTGGTTCAGAAATGAGGGAGATGAGGGAGAAATTCCCATTACCCATTACCCATTACCCATTACCCATTACCCATTACCCATTACCAAACACCAATCCCCGCATAGCGTTTAATTATTCTCTTCCACTGGTTTCTCCGTTGACTTCTCCACCTTTGGCGAATTATCACTACTGGAATTTTGTTTCACTTCTTGAGTGGGAACCACCACAGCCGGAGGATCTGAACGTTTTGTGTCTGGTGCTGCGGGAGAAGGTGGTATAACTACAGGATTTGACTGCTTCTCTGTGCGAGGTGCAGCAGAATCTTTTTTAGTAGAAGGTGAATTATTAACTGCTGGTGCAGGGGAAGCTTTCCGAGATGATTGGTAAGCCCGTAATTTTTCTACTAAAGATGATGTAGCCGCAGGGCTAGGCGTAGGTGCGGGTTGTTCAGAACTACGGTTTGATGAAGTTTCTTCTTGAGATGTTTTATTAGTATTAGTTTGGGCAGATTCTTCTTGAGAAACGCGACGATAACGCCTGCGTCGTGAAGAGGTAGAAACTGGTCTGACCTCAGAGGATGTAGAGGTTTTAGTTTCTTCACTAGTAGGTGATGGCGTTGTATCTGCTACAGGCGTTTGCGGTGTTTGCTCTTGTGTGGGTTGCGAGAAAAGCGGCGGTGAAGATTCCTGCGGCTGGGGTTGAGATTTGGGCAACATACTAGTAATGCCAAACCCAGCAGTAGCGGCAATCACTGCTACACTAGTGCCAAGAAATACTTTAGATTTTGCTAGTTTTTGTGCTAGTTCTCTGGCATTTTTAAGGTTAGTTGGCACAGTAATTAGTTTTTTGCCAGTATTGCCAAATAAATTTTCTTGTTCTTGCAACGATAAATTAATAGTCGCCACTGTATGAGTCGGTGCGGAAGGTGTGGCTACGGTTCCCGTATTACCTGGGAGGAGTTTGATCCATTCCCCAACTGTGGCTGGACGGAAGCGAGATTCTACCGCCATTCCCCGCATCACCGCTTGATTAACAGCAGCACTCAGGTGTGGTTGTAGTTCCCGGGGAGATGGCATTTGTTCGCGATCGCGCAATAATGCCGGTATGGGTACTTGCCCAGTCAACAATGCATATAATGTCGCAGCCAAGCCATAAACATCTGTAGCGGGTGTGCGTGGCGCTTGGGTGAGATACTGTTCAATGGGAGAATAGCCTTCCGAAACCATGCCTGTGTGTGTTTGTTTGACACCACCGTTAAATTCTCTGGCGATGCCAAAATCAATCAGCACGACTTCTTGAGTGCCTTGGCGCAGGATGATATTATCTGGTTTGACATCGCGGTGCAGCAAACCATTGTTATGTACTACCTGTAAAGCGGCGGCAATTTGCCGGATGTAATGAATTGCGCTGGCTTCTGGTAACGGTATTCCTGGTAAGACAAATGCATCTCCTAAGGTGTCGCCGGGAATATATTCCATTACCATGTAAGGTAAACCAGCCTCGACAAAAAAGTCACTGACCCGCACAATATTAGGGTGGACACAAGTAGCTAATCTTCTGGCCTCATCTTGGAATTGGCGCTCGAACTTGGCAAAATCAGGATGTTGTCGCAGCCTTTCATTAATGGTTTTCATCACTACTTCCTGACCTAAGTAATGATGCGTAGCTTTAAACGTAATGCCAAAGCCACCACGTCCGATTTCTTGGTTAAGGGTATATTTTCCACCCTGTAAAGTTGTACCTGCTAACATAAAGATTTTTGATTCTGTGAGTTCTGAGTCCTAAGTCCTGAGTGAGCAGATAAGTACTGAATCCTGAGTCTTAAGGGATTTCTTGAGAAATCTTCTCTCCCCTCAGTGCTAAAACCTCCCTATTATCGCAACAGTTTTGTCTTTTTCATAATACATTGCTAAATGAAAGGATGAAGTATTCTGATCTCAAAGACTTCCAGATAAAAATATTCGATTTTGATTGTTGACTGTTGACTGTTGACTGTTGACTGTTGACTGTTGACTGTTGACTGTTGACTGTTGACTGTTGACTGTTGACTGTTGACTGTTGATTGTTGACTGTTGACTGTTGACTGTTGACTGTTGACTGTTGACTGTTGACTGTTAACCACTTTCATACTTTTTTTAAAAGCGTTGTCCGATACCGAAATGTACACGGCTTTCTCCTTGGTCGTTAATACCATAGTCAGCCCGAATTAAGCCCAAGGGCGAGTCGAAACGCACCCCTGCACCATAACCAAAACCAGTACCTGGCTTACCGCGTACACCGGCGGGATCTCCTATAACGCTACTACCAGAACCTAAATCGGAGGCAAAGTCAGCAAATAATACACCACCCACTGCTGAGACAAGCGGAAAGCGATATTCTGCGGAAGCTAGTACATAACTGCGACCATTTCCTACATCCCCAGTATTGTAACCGCGCACGGAATTAGAACCGCCTAAGTTAAAGCTTTCATAAGGTGGCAAATTCCCTAAAACTGTTCCAGCTTGCAGATTTACGGCAAATACTTGTGGTTGTTTGCTAGAAAATATCTGTAATGGTACATACTGGCTATAATTCGCTGTGACGCGATTCATCGATATATTCCCTTGACCGACGGGAATTGATTGTTCTGTGCTGAGTTTGAGAACAGAACCTTGAGTGGGATTGAGGGGGTTATTGCGTTGGTCTTTGGTGGCGGTAAAAGATACTGTTGTTAAGTCATCAATACCTGTACCACTGGCAGTTAAAGCATTTCCTTTGGCATCAGTTGGGGTGAGATTACCTTGGCGATCGCGGATACTAATTCGGTTATAGTTAAATCCTAAAGATGTATCCCAACCATCAATGGGGCGTTGCAGGCTCACACTACCACCAATTCGCCCTTCTCTAGCTCTGTCACCATTTGGTAATGGGACTTCATCATCAAATGTCGTTGAGAGTTCCCGACGGCGAAAGGCATTGATTGTATATCCTAGGGTATCAGGGCTAGTTTCGCGATAAGGACTTGTATATTTGGTATCAAATTGGAAGTCGCGCAACCCCACACCAACATTTAAACCCAAAGTATTATTCTTACCGCCAACATTCTGGTCTTGATAAGTTAATGTACCTAAAACTCCTTGGTCAGCGTTATAACTACCACCAACGTTAACTGCACGGGCCCCAGTTTCTTTGAGTTCGTAGACTAAATCTACCTTGTTGGCATCCCCTTCTAAAGCTACATTCACAGTTTCAAATAAGCCTGTGCGATATAGTTGTTGCACATCTTGCCTAACAGTATTTTCTTGGAAAATTTGACCAGGTTTGAGTTTGAGTTGTTGGCGAATAAAATCTGGTTTAGTACGCCCACTAACGGGATTACCTTTGCTATCAACGCTTTGACCATCATCGTTGAGAAAGCGAAACTTAATATCCCCTACCAAACCTTCGGCAACATTCACAGTCAGAATTCCTTCGCGGTTGGGTTTAATTGACATCACCCGCGCTAAGTTGTAACCGTTATCGGCATACCATTTATTAATTTGTTGTACTGCTTGCTGGAGTGCAGCCGGACTAATCACAGCACCAATTTGCGATTGGAATGGTGCTAAAGCAACTTGATAAGTCAGCACCTTCGCTCCAGAAAGCTGCAGCGATCGCACTACTATGGGTTGTACCTGATACACTACATTCAACCCGGCTGGTGTAGTGCGGCTACTGACATTAGCGCTAGTAAATAAACCTGTATTCAAAATTGCTGCTACATCTTTTTGCAGCTGGCTTTGACTAGTATCGCCGCCTTTTTGGGTCTTAATTACTTGGCGAACTATCTGTTGTAATTCCTGACTTGCACCTAATATCTGCACATCTGTGGCGGTGACAACTAAATTATTGTCAATTGCTGGGGGAGTCGCGGCTGGAGGCGTAACAACTGGCGTTACCTTTGGGGTGGAAGTGTTAGGAGTTGTTACTTTAGCATTCCCCTTTGTTCCTTGGTTAAGAGAAACAGGTGCAGCAGGCGTGCGAACAATCACAGGTGGAGTAGGAAGTACAACTGGTACATTCTTCTTATTACCCTGTTCCGGAGTTACCATAACTGCGGAGTTGTTATTCACCCCTCTTTGCACAACTACAGGATTTTGAGAAAATTGTTGGGCAACTACAGTCTCCGGTGCTGAAACCGCTTCTACCCGTGCTGGCGAGTCTTC contains the following coding sequences:
- a CDS encoding Crp/Fnr family transcriptional regulator; the encoded protein is MSVSERVLEIQEFLRKTQIFQNVLDEQLQALANIAIVQTYKRGKTIFLEGDECTGFFIVKSGRIKVFKVAKDGKEQILHIFTAEEHFAEVPTFDGGNYPASAAAIENSEVVFVPRKAFLMVIQQHPDLAIAILATFARHLRKLTYLVDTLSFQEVPERLGNYLLKLSDRIGNDVVELDLSKRQLAALLGTIPETLSRAFYKLTQEGIIEMNGSSIRLCDRDRLVQK
- a CDS encoding serine/threonine protein kinase: MLAGTTLQGGKYTLNQEIGRGGFGITFKATHHYLGQEVVMKTINERLRQHPDFAKFERQFQDEARRLATCVHPNIVRVSDFFVEAGLPYMVMEYIPGDTLGDAFVLPGIPLPEASAIHYIRQIAAALQVVHNNGLLHRDVKPDNIILRQGTQEVVLIDFGIAREFNGGVKQTHTGMVSEGYSPIEQYLTQAPRTPATDVYGLAATLYALLTGQVPIPALLRDREQMPSPRELQPHLSAAVNQAVMRGMAVESRFRPATVGEWIKLLPGNTGTVATPSAPTHTVATINLSLQEQENLFGNTGKKLITVPTNLKNARELAQKLAKSKVFLGTSVAVIAATAGFGITSMLPKSQPQPQESSPPLFSQPTQEQTPQTPVADTTPSPTSEETKTSTSSEVRPVSTSSRRRRYRRVSQEESAQTNTNKTSQEETSSNRSSEQPAPTPSPAATSSLVEKLRAYQSSRKASPAPAVNNSPSTKKDSAAPRTEKQSNPVVIPPSPAAPDTKRSDPPAVVVPTQEVKQNSSSDNSPKVEKSTEKPVEENN
- a CDS encoding outer membrane protein assembly factor yields the protein MRVSSAAIFTLATLAASNATQQAMAAPAQNSIQTEKATKLIVPVIEDSPARVEAVSAPETVVAQQFSQNPVVVQRGVNNNSAVMVTPEQGNKKNVPVVLPTPPVIVRTPAAPVSLNQGTKGNAKVTTPNTSTPKVTPVVTPPAATPPAIDNNLVVTATDVQILGASQELQQIVRQVIKTQKGGDTSQSQLQKDVAAILNTGLFTSANVSSRTTPAGLNVVYQVQPIVVRSLQLSGAKVLTYQVALAPFQSQIGAVISPAALQQAVQQINKWYADNGYNLARVMSIKPNREGILTVNVAEGLVGDIKFRFLNDDGQSVDSKGNPVSGRTKPDFIRQQLKLKPGQIFQENTVRQDVQQLYRTGLFETVNVALEGDANKVDLVYELKETGARAVNVGGSYNADQGVLGTLTYQDQNVGGKNNTLGLNVGVGLRDFQFDTKYTSPYRETSPDTLGYTINAFRRRELSTTFDDEVPLPNGDRAREGRIGGSVSLQRPIDGWDTSLGFNYNRISIRDRQGNLTPTDAKGNALTASGTGIDDLTTVSFTATKDQRNNPLNPTQGSVLKLSTEQSIPVGQGNISMNRVTANYSQYVPLQIFSSKQPQVFAVNLQAGTVLGNLPPYESFNLGGSNSVRGYNTGDVGNGRSYVLASAEYRFPLVSAVGGVLFADFASDLGSGSSVIGDPAGVRGKPGTGFGYGAGVRFDSPLGLIRADYGINDQGESRVHFGIGQRF